In Candidatus Promineifilum breve, one genomic interval encodes:
- a CDS encoding serine hydrolase domain-containing protein, translating to MMNVTVQHDNTDVDFKWICDFVMAEMHRLGVPGVAVGIFYEGRQYLAGFGITSVENPLPVTADTLFQIGSTTKTITGTIIMQLVEKGLIDLDEPVRHYLPTLSLADKTAEQTVTPRHLLTHMGGWLGDFFRETGNGDDSLSRYVEEMAELPQVVPVGALWSYNNAGFGLAGRLIEVVTGKVYEDVAQELVLTPLRMNDSYFFPADVISRRFVVGHRNNKKTGPEVLRPWALARSAHAVGGLCSTARDQMRYARFHLGDGTAATGQRLLSADTIHAMQIPHAPANLGRQMGLSWILKDYGDAWAVLHGGATKGQLSAFQMVPTRGFAITVLTNAEEGGMLGDAVVARAMQHYLGLREPEMTYLDLTPDELAAYEGRYEARLSHLELYVKKEQLMMRSIPQGGFPDKDSPASPTPPPSRLAFFGPDRVVALDEPLINTKAEFIRDEEGRIVWLRTSRLHRRVE from the coding sequence ATGATGAACGTGACCGTGCAGCACGATAACACCGACGTCGATTTCAAGTGGATTTGCGACTTCGTGATGGCCGAGATGCACCGCCTGGGCGTGCCCGGCGTGGCCGTCGGCATTTTTTATGAGGGGCGGCAATATCTGGCCGGCTTCGGCATTACCAGCGTGGAGAACCCGCTGCCCGTCACCGCCGACACCCTGTTCCAGATCGGCTCGACCACCAAGACCATCACCGGCACGATCATCATGCAACTGGTGGAAAAGGGGTTGATCGACCTGGACGAGCCGGTGCGTCACTATCTGCCCACCCTGTCATTGGCGGACAAGACGGCCGAGCAGACCGTGACGCCGCGCCACCTGCTGACCCACATGGGCGGCTGGCTGGGCGACTTCTTCCGCGAAACGGGCAACGGCGACGATAGCCTGAGCCGCTACGTGGAGGAGATGGCCGAATTGCCGCAAGTCGTCCCCGTCGGCGCGCTCTGGTCCTATAACAACGCCGGTTTTGGGCTGGCCGGGCGGCTCATCGAGGTCGTCACCGGCAAGGTCTACGAGGATGTGGCGCAGGAACTGGTGCTCACTCCGCTGCGCATGAACGACTCGTACTTCTTCCCGGCCGACGTCATCTCGCGCCGCTTTGTCGTAGGGCATCGCAATAATAAGAAAACGGGGCCGGAAGTGTTGCGGCCGTGGGCGCTGGCCCGCTCGGCCCATGCCGTGGGCGGCCTATGCTCCACCGCGCGCGACCAGATGCGCTACGCGCGCTTTCATCTGGGCGACGGGACGGCGGCCACCGGCCAGCGCCTGCTGTCGGCCGACACCATCCACGCCATGCAAATCCCCCATGCGCCGGCCAATCTGGGCCGGCAAATGGGACTCAGTTGGATACTGAAGGATTATGGGGATGCCTGGGCCGTGCTGCATGGCGGCGCGACCAAAGGGCAGCTCTCGGCCTTCCAGATGGTGCCCACGCGCGGCTTCGCCATTACCGTGCTGACCAATGCCGAAGAGGGCGGGATGCTCGGCGACGCCGTGGTGGCCCGCGCCATGCAACATTACCTCGGCCTGCGCGAGCCGGAGATGACCTACCTCGACCTGACGCCCGATGAACTGGCCGCCTACGAGGGCCGCTACGAGGCCAGACTGTCCCATCTGGAACTGTACGTGAAAAAGGAGCAGTTGATGATGCGCTCCATCCCGCAGGGCGGCTTCCCCGATAAGGACTCCCCCGCCTCGCCCACGCCGCCGCCCAGCCGTCTGGCCTTCTTCGGCCCCGATCGCGTCGTCGCCCTCGATGAGCCGCTGATCAACACGAAGGCCGAGTTCATCCGCGACGAGGAGGGCCGTATCGTCTGGCTGCGCACGAGCCGCCTGCACCGGCGGGTTGAGTAG
- a CDS encoding acyl-CoA thioesterase, whose amino-acid sequence MTTTTYPYETTLEVAFRDIDAMGHVNNAVFFAYFETVRIKYLGEIMEKSGSLGNELLDLPLILVEASCTYKSPALLTEILHVGTGISRFGTKSFDMLYRIQGQDGRLIAYGRTVQVMYDYITRQAFPIPEDVRQYVETYQRGWAPAAYP is encoded by the coding sequence ATGACTACTACCACCTACCCCTACGAAACCACCCTGGAAGTGGCCTTCCGCGACATCGACGCCATGGGCCACGTGAACAATGCCGTCTTCTTCGCCTATTTCGAGACGGTGCGTATCAAGTACCTGGGCGAGATCATGGAGAAAAGCGGTTCGCTGGGCAACGAATTGCTCGATCTGCCGCTGATCCTGGTCGAAGCCAGTTGCACCTATAAATCCCCGGCCCTGTTGACCGAAATACTCCACGTGGGCACGGGCATTTCCCGCTTCGGCACCAAGAGCTTCGATATGCTCTATCGCATTCAGGGACAGGACGGCCGCCTCATCGCCTACGGCCGCACCGTGCAGGTGATGTACGACTACATCACCCGCCAGGCCTTCCCCATTCCCGAGGACGTGCGCCAATACGTGGAAACGTATCAGCGCGGTTGGGCGCCGGCGGCGTATCCGTAG